TCGTCAGGACACATATCATAGCACTTCACTACATATTCTGCCTCCACTGACATAAAATATTTCCCAAGTGATAGATCCATCAAACAAAAGCGGAGATCATGTCAACAATACAATTGGAATAAACGATACTCATAGATTACACAAGAGATATGAACAAAAGCAAACCATAAACATATAACATTCAGAGCATATGGCATACTAGCTAACAGCCAAATGTCGAAGAAACAGAAGCAGCAAAGTACCTCGGTGTTGATCTGATTGATGTAGAATATCAAGATTGCCATCAGAACCCATAGCAACACTATAGTCAAGTTACTATAAGTCGAGAAGTTAGAAATCTGAAAATTCAACCAAAAACAGAATATACATTACAACTACAGATGCAAACTAAAGAGCAAAGCCACATCAAGTTATGATTCTCACATAATGTTCAGAAATAACTCACACGTTTAAATAAAGATTTCCGATACTTTCCAGAGTGGAAGCAAACTGAACAGCGGCAAGTAATATCTTTGGCCTTCTTTGTGAATGTGTGATATAAGTTAAATACGGTGTAGGGAACAAGGGGCAGTGCTATCATCGTCAATACAAAAATGGGAAATAGCCCGCTGTTCTCCTCCTTTGCAGCCATAAGAAACTTCTAACTTCTCTTATCCGGATTATAGGTATAGGGTGATGAAGGAGAATCCCCACTTGATATTCCTATTTAACTGCAACAAGAGAAAATATTAGAACAATAACCACCAGAAGAAGCCACGTATACACacgatcattttttttaatcttcaCCTCTCTTTCCTCATATCCATCATTTCCATGATGCAGCAGGCTCAAAATTCATTAACTCGTAAATACTTTACGAAAAATCGCCAAAATTTAAAGTTAGAACCTCTATTTCCAATTTAGATTAGATGCGCTACATAAAGTTAAAACTAACAATAAATTGAACAAATGACCATCATAAATTAGACACTTGATAAGACAAATCTAAGTGAAACCTTGCCAAAATTCGCTATCCTCTCTACGGAGAATTCCCAAGCCGAGCTCCGTGATTAGAAAGAGAATCGCGGGTAAGCTCAATTCCACACTCTGCACAATAATGTGCCCTAGATTTTGCTTAGCTTCGAAGGCGACGAATTTAAGTTCAACGGCAAGAAAATATCGTCATCGGCAGTGCAAGGAACTTTGATATCAAGAAAGTGGTCCATTATTGAAAACGAAGCCCAAGAAATATGGGCCTTGTACTGTTGGGAAACGGGCACGTGgggtttttaaataaataaaatattactattaattataaaataattattatattatggAAAAAATACATTGTTATTagtaagttttaaatttggaAGTTTATTTTGTTACCACAATTGGAATTTATACAATTATTAGAGATTATAAAAGGAAGGTGAAGAATTTCTGTTACCATAATTATAGATTATAAAAGGAAGGTGAAGAATCGGTACAACGGTACAATTATATTATAGATTATAAAAGGAAGGTGAAGAATCGGAGGCCACAAATATATAAAGCTGTTAGCATAATCTTTATGGAGTAATCTGTAGCCGATGGCAAAGTCTCGAGAATTTCaagatttttccttttttttcccCGATGCAGGGAATTACGGTAGACCCCACTGAACCTGATATTGACACGACTCCCATATTAACACGTAACTTCTTCTCCTTGGAGTTATCTACTGATGACGATTTTCACGGATTTCTTGGCACCTAAAACTCTGCGCTGATTACTTTCTTGACAGTGGGTATTTCCGTATTTTCTTgattcttattattattttttgttgaaaaGGGGAAGTTAAGGTGATTTGTTGGGGGGAAATGGTGTTCGCGATGTATGGAGTGTGGTTGCCTACTGTGCTATCAGTGCCGAAGGTCGGGAGTAATGGATCGAGGCTTTATGCTCTTCGGAGAAATGCCCATGTCAATTTTGTCTTTAAAAGCCACTCTCATTCATGTAACTTCACGTCTTTTTTTCGTTATTTGATTTTCTCTTCTTGTTTACGTCTGACTGTCTGAGTATGGGTGTTTATTAGTGAATGTGTTGTATGGCGAGGAATCTGTAGAAAAGCGAAGGTGGTGGTGTTTTGGACGTGATTCTTGATCATTTTCTTGATTTGGGTGAcggagatttttattttttttacgaaTTGTGTGTTATTGGCGAAAATTGGTTGTGTAGATTGCACCTCTATTATATAAATCTTTAACAAAATACGTTTTTTTTCCCAACTTAGTGCGACTGCATTATCGCCGCAGAGATCCAATATATTTCCACACAGGTTTATTTGGGTAAACTAGATCGCATGTTTTAAAATTCCCTCCCTCTGTTGAAGATTACAGTCTAGTTGATACAAACATCTACTATGATTGGTTGCAGGGAAAATTTTTGCTGGAAAGTCTTCAGATTCCTTATTCCAATCCTCTACAGCTACTGCATCAGATAAGGTCCTCGTTCCAGGCACTGAGAATGAAGAAACCTTATTCTCGACAGAGGAATCAGAGGTTGCTGAGATACTTTCAGATGATTCCCAGGCATGTCAGCTCCGTCCGTCTGCAAACCACAACCCCTTCCTCTCCATCCAGTTAACAAATTCCAAAAAGAGAGACATAGCGTAAAAGTttaaagtttatgaaaaataaataaaacacaaCTTAGAGGCAAAGTAGAAAGAGTTGCTGGAAGTCCTCTTTTATGGTTAAAAATTGGCCACTTTAATGGCAGAATACTGTAGCTTTACTGATGTATACAGGAATTAAACATTTAGGTCACAAAAGCTTCTTCTTGGTCACGGGGGGATATAATGATCGATTGATTAAATACTTCTAAGTAATAATGAGTAGCTATTGTTATCTGAAAATGTAAGTTCTCTCCAAATTCTTGCTGCTGCATCTTTTAGAAGAACTTGTAATCTTTTTATCTGCTTGGATTATATTATGGGCTTATGCTATGCGTATCCCTGCACCTGGATTTAGAATCTTTCTTAAACATCAATGGCAAATTTTTGTCTATTAATCAGTAATGTGCACTCTTGCCAGTTTTGTTTCCATTCCTGTCATCATATTTAAATCTCGTCCTTTTGTACTCAATGTCTATGCTTTAATTCTTTATTGTTATCGCTGTCGGTTTACCTCTTTAGTCTTTGATCTTTACTATGTGTGAgaagtctaatacatcaagCAGATGTATTATTCAGTACCCTTGATTGCCCTTTCCTTGTGCTCTTCTTCATAGATGTCAGGTGATgtagaaagttcagaaatgggACATGGTACCAAATTTGATGCTCGAGACAATGATATTATTGAGCAAAGTGGTAGTGAAGTTATTGCTGGGGAAGTTTCTGCATCTGATGTGGAAACGACCTCAAGTGCATCATATGAATCAATAAGTGGTGGAGATGTAGAAAGTTCAGAACTGGATGGATTATATGTTGATGCTTCAGGCCATGCTTTTGATCAAAGCCGTGGTGACGCCATCATAGGGAATGCTTCTTCGTCTGTGGCGCTTCTTGATGGAGATGCTCAGGTAGAAGTGGAAAAACTctcaactatattatatgaaaCGATAAGTGATGAATCCAGAAGGGTCAGAAATCGCGTTGTTCCTCCACCTGGAATTGGTCAGAATATTTATGAGATAGATTCAACATTGAGCAATTACCGTGTACATCTTGACTATCGGTGAGATTATATTCTAGATCTTCGAAGTTCGATGTTGATGTGTAAAATCTTGAATTTGATACCTAAATGTTGATGTTCTATCGGTCTGGCATGAAATAGGATTCTTCTTCTTGCTCTGCCAAAAAACAGTGTTGCCAAAGAGTAGATCTCGGAACTGCTTTTGATAGTTTATGTACTTATATTGCATAATTTATCTTTCAGATATGAGCAGTATAAAAGAAAAAGGGAAGAAATTGACAAGTATGAGGGTGGGTTGGAACAGTTTTCACGTGGTCATGAGAAATTTGGTTTTACTCGCAGGTATATCAACCCTTTGAACATTGtagatgttgttttcttaaagGATCCTCAGATGAGAATGTTTCTAATCGTAATTGAGTTATTTCGATGTTAATTTCCTCTCTATATGTTTTGTATGGCCAGTGAGACTGGTGTCACTTACAGGGAGTGGGCACCTGGAGCTAAGGTTAGTTCTTTTATACATCTATGTATGGGCTGATCTTATTTCTGTCACCCACCTACTAATGAACATATTATAAAAAGCTTTTTTTCCATAAACCACCGATACTTTTAAACGGATTCTCTAAGCTGTTCAGTCGTCTTCTTTTGTGGTTAATCAAAATTAATGACTCTAAAGTGACATTTGACCAAAGAATTCAATTTGTTAGCCTAGATTTTCATTGATGAACATCacaatcaaataattttttttatgactaACTGGGAAGTGATTCCTGTCATAAGTAGcattttttagttttattataTCAAATCACTCCTCTTATTACTTTTAAAATACACCAGTTTGATGGATTATGTTTCTGTGCTTCATGAACATGTGTGATACAAGTGTGTGGAAATATTGTAACCTATAAAGACTACGTTGGCTGTTTATGACCTGGATGCTATAGAACATCAAAAATAAAACCCGAACCATTTAATTTTCATCGCCATAAGATGGCAATCACATTTCAGAGATGAGGAATACTTGAAGCATCACTGTGTCAAATGAAAATTGAGATGATTTCTTGTGAGCCTAGTATTCTTTGGACTATTCTTTCTGCGTGCAGTCTGCTACACTAATTGGAGACTTCAACAACTGGAATCCAGAAGCTGGTGTTATGTCTTGTGTGAGTATTGTTTTCCTTaacaaatatcattttattatCTTTGTTATCATATATTAGTCAGCTTCTTTAAATGCCGGAGGTGATTTCAAACTCTGTTAAAATATTCAAGGCCCTGAATTTTTGACTAGATACTGATACTAACCCGAAGATTCACTTCTAAATAAAACATTAAAGAGGATTATTGCAATGACGCAAGAACACAACGGAAATtttttatcaatcaaatcaataaacTTTGCAACATATATGACAGAATTCCTACAAGAGAGAATGGTCCCAGAACAGCTTACCAAATTTCTTATTACTACTTTCCTTTTTACTAGAACGAATTTGGTGTCTGGGAGATCTTTTTGCCTAATGGTGCAGATGGTTCTCCGGCTATTCCTCATGGTTCCCGAGTGAAGGTAATGACGCTTGATATGCTAAAGTAGTGATCTGTGAAAATCACATAAAGTAGGCCTATTTTCTTGTTTGTGTATATGAACCATTCCATGGTGAGATGACATAAAAAGTACTGCTATTAGAAAAATTTAAGCTCATTATGGCATCGCGTTCTGAATGGAACTCTGACAAGCCAAAGGATGTCATTTTACTTTTATTGTGTCTTGGTTCTTTATGCTTAACGCTAATTAAACTTGATGTTTTAGACTAATGAGCCCTTTTTTACTGTGTAATATGTATCAGAAATGACCACTTATTTACTGCTTGTTTATATTATGTATGACCGTATGAGCTTCTTCATTTAATCTATGAGCTGCAAAGTAAAAAATATTACAGTGGTGTTCCACAATTTATCGTAGCTTTGTGGATGTAATCTTGTAAGCGTCtgcgattcgtttgattcttTCTTATCTTCAGTTTAATTGTTCCGTATGTTGTTTCATTGCAAGTATTTCCTTCAATTACAAATTTAGTTCCTTTCCAAGTAGTTGTTTTAGATGTATCTGAAAATTGCATCATACTCTTTGTGAATCTGTACTTTATTGGCTGTGCTGTTTAAGATGTATCTCAAAATCATGCCAAATTCCTTTTGATGAATCTATACTTATTGGGCATGCACCCCTCTTTTTGAGGAGGTGatttaagattttcatcttGCTTCATTTCTCTTCATTTCTTAGGTAAACACATCAAGGCCAAGAAATAAAGCTAATTCTTTTCTCATCCCAAATTATTATTGTTGGTAACTAAGGAACACACTTCTGACAAAAagagcatgcatatattattctAACTGTGTAATGTAGACATTTGTGGTTGCTGACGTGTTCAATCATAAGCATTAAAGTAGATGGTATGCTTACAAGTCACTTGAGTTTCTCTGTGATGTATGTGTGTGAAATCCAGATTCGTATGGAAACTCCATCTGGCATTAAAGACTCTATTCCAGCTTGGATCAAGTTCTCAATTCAGGCTCCTAGAGAAATTCCGTATAATGGAATATATTATGATCCTCCTGAAGAGGTATTTTAGTTTCCTTGAATGTTCTTTTTTTATCTACGTCGCTGATGTTAGGATGAAATCATGAATAATAGTGGATGATCATGCAAATTGGGTAGAGAATTGTGGGATTGATTCTCTGTACCCAAGAGCTTTGACAAATACGGTTCTAGATATgaatataaaatacatttcatgttATATATTGGAAGCTTCCTATTCTTCCTTTCTGCAATGGGCTCATGCTATATAGCAGTATTAGCTGATCATCActtgtgaaatttaaattttgtggGTTACAGAATAACTATTCGCtcctttttaaaaaataaactatTCCTCTTGTAAAGTCATTTTTTTCTCGGTCCTATCAAGTCCCAGTAGTGGGTTTATCTAGCTATTATTGATTTTCTACTCTCCTCAGGCTAATGATGTTCATCTTGATGACTTTGCAGGAAAAGTTTATTTTCACTCATCCTCGACCAAAGAAGCCCAAATCCCTCAGAATATATGAGTCTCATATTGGGATGAGTAGTAAGGTGTGCATCTCCTCTCCCTAAAGATAAgttaaattttgttattattatttttcttttgataACGTtagattttgttattttaattatgattaaattCATTGTCCCAAGGATAAGGCTCTTAGAACATGATGAATGCACATTTTTGATCGGAAATTTTTTGGATGGAGTTGATGATAAAAGtgttttgtttatatatatgaGTTAAATATAACACATTAAGAATACTGTGTGTGGGCAGTGTTAGGTAGCTTCTTTAAAGGTGAGGGGCATTAAATAAGAACAAAAATTGTGTAGAATGCATCCACAAATCGTTTCATGAGCTGACTCTGATATGAAACCTACCTAGGAGTTTAAACTAATTTAAGGTGATGATATTATATAATGTAGAACTCGTCTGATAACGTACTTCAGTTTCCTCTATGATGTGACAATCAGGATTTAATGTTTTACACAAATTTTGTCATGATTTTTCCATAAATCGGACACCTTAACAGAACAGAgctcatatatttatttaacatATACATATTCTGATACAGTAATGCATATTTCCAAAATTTTGTGCATGTTATCAAACACATTATGTCTAAAGCAAGAAAACACATGTTCAGGCCATTTTAGGTCCATGGGCTGGTCAAATCAAAATACACATGACATCGATATTAATAGTCATCATAGATATATTGTAACTGCTATAACTTCCAAAGTTCAATGTCTTCAATTCAAACTTGACTCCACATCTCCCTTCTACCGCTGAGGACCTTCCTCCTCTGACGTGTTATCTGGAATTAATCAATACAGCTACAGCTATCTTGGACCGTGTAGGTTCTATCAATATCGCACAAACCTTAATATTCGAATTTCCTTTGTGTGAATTTAATTCTAAAAATGCTGAAGAAACACCTCACTCGTGCTTCTATATCACCTAGCACGTGGCCCCAAAATTTCAGATTTCTATGACAAACAGACTCGCGACATTCAAACTTCTGGACGGATGAGACAGACAAGAAGCTGTATGGGGAGCTTTGTCTGTTCAAGCCATAGCTAGACTTCATAATTCATGGTTGGATGGATGGGATGGTGAAGCTGGCGTCTCATCAATTGTGCCTAACATCTtttcaatgtttttttttatttcggttCATTTCTACCCTCTCTCACATcataaaaacacattctaaACATTTCTAAATACATCCGtaataataactgaaaatatTCTCAGATTTACTCTTATCAATTTTTTTCTGGGATTACAGAATGAAGAGTTATTATGGGATAAACTGTTCCTACCATTGTGTGATCATTACCTGTCAGCACGGGAAATCAACCAATATTATTAACTCAAACATAATGTGTTTGTGTTGGTGAAGTGACTCTCCATCTAGTTAACCGTATTCAAGGAGCTAAGATTCTTTCTTTTTGCTGTTGGCCAATTGTTAGCCTTCCGTCTTAATGGGATGACCAATCGGTGAGTGGATATATGTGCAAAAAGATACCATTGATTCTAAATTAGCAATGGGAAAAAATCTGCATAACCCTGCCTAAGAAAAGCTACAAGTAGTGTAAAGGTTCACATTTTATTTCTAAACCAATCTAATTTTTAGGCAGGACATTATGGTCATTGACATATACAAATTGTGGAATGTTAATTTATGGATCTCTTCATTTCACATTGTCCACAAAAGTAACTGCTGAAACAATCTAAAGCTCTCAATGATGGGCAGACGTTTTCTCAGCAATTGTACTTTATTTCTGTGTTGTTGGTCAAATTTTTAGCAGTTGACTAATCATTGACTTCAGATAAGTCTCATTATACTCTTGACCTTTAATGCAGGAGCCTGTTATCAACACCTATGCTAACTTTAGAGATGAAGTGCTTCCTCGAATCAAAAGGCTTGGTTATAATGCTGTTCAGATAATGGCAATTCAAGAGCACTCATATTATGCCAGCTTTGGGTAATCCATTTTGCCTTTGTTATTATACTCTAAAGCTAATGCATTAAAACAAAATGGTTTTGTACCTGAAAAGTTTTGTACATTCCTTTCTAGTTTACAATTCCTTTTTTTCCTCTCTTTTATGCTTTTGaaaaaatgatgttttattCGTTTTGCATCAGTTACCACGTCACAAATTTCTTTGCACCAAGCAGCCGTTTTGGCACTCCGGAGGATCTCAAATCATTAATAGATAAAGCTCATGAGTTAGGTCTCGTAGTTCTCATGGACATTGTTCACAGGTACTGTTCAATTTTTAGTGCAAAATTTACTTATCTGGCCTGTGTTGGTATGCAGTCAAAACTTGTAGTGTTTTGTTTGTCTGAGAGTTCTGTTTAACGTGGAACTCATTTCATGAAAAATTCGTTGGATATGGTTATAAATTTTAGCAGTCCAGATATCTCTTCCTTTTGTGTGCATGCTAATGTGTATCTGAACCATGCTACTTTTTTAGGTTACCTGCAATAgtcatattataattatttcttACTACCCTTTTTTCTCCTTTTCATCATTCTCTGatttttttctttccttttgaTCTGAAGTCTTCTAGTTAAACAAAATATGGTGATTGAGAGAATTATGTAGCTTAAGGGCATATCCACTATGGATATGGCTATCTTGTGACTTATAAATCAATTAAGAAGTGACAATTTTTTTTGTCAGTTCAGTTGGTACTGGAGAATGATCGCCGTTAATTTTATCTGAGATTGCATTCTGATATCAGATATATGGAATAATTTGAGTGTTATTTTTGGATCTTGAATAGCTTATATATGAACACGGCATTGCACCGCGTACTACTACCAGAAGATACCAAGTTATCAAGTACTTGTTCATTTGAGATAATGGCCAAATATTGTAAGTAAGTACAGATTTACTATGGTGTACATCTGGACAGGGAGCCTAAGTTTATTAATTGGTAAAAAAAACCATGTAAGCAAGATAGCAGCAGATGATATGCAGCCCAAGCatcattttaatattttatgtaaAATTGTCTTGAGATCTAGCATAATCTCATTGTCTCCCATGTGCCAACAAGGTTATTGTTCTCTGTTGTAGCTGAAAAATGATGTCTCTTGCTTTTATTACATCTTGACTGGTTCGAAATAgatatgagttcgtcctcgaataatttaacatttaaaagaGAGTGACCGGGTGAGTATAATTAATTTGGAAATGGGTTGATTTATCTAGATCGAGCAGTGTGCAGGTCATCTGGGATTATGAATGAAGCTGTGTGATGGTTGACGGACGTTTGTTTGTGTTAATAGTTTTTATGCTAGTTTTACAGCTATTGTAACTTTTTATTTACTATAAAAATGCAAGCTCTATTATTTCCCCCGTGGTATGGCTATCGACATTGCTATTTACCTAACCTGAGTGTAAATTTGTAATGTAGATAGAAATCCACTTTGATATCAATTAAATAACGGGTTACCTTCAAATATCCTATTATGCAGCCATGCATCAAATAACACTTTGGATGGACTAAACATGTTTGATGGTACTGATGCCTGTTATTTCCACTCTGGAGCGAGGGGTTATCATTGGATGTGGGACTCTCGACTTTTTAATTATGGACACTGGGAAGTAAGTAGTTTCTTGACATCCAGAATATAGATTTTATCTTTCCATTTTGAGTTTG
This Primulina eburnea isolate SZY01 chromosome 2, ASM2296580v1, whole genome shotgun sequence DNA region includes the following protein-coding sequences:
- the LOC140817409 gene encoding 1,4-alpha-glucan-branching enzyme 2-2, chloroplastic/amyloplastic-like isoform X3, with the protein product MVFAMYGVWLPTVLSVPKVGSNGSRLYALRRNAHVNFVFKSHSHSWKIFAGKSSDSLFQSSTATASDKVLVPGTENEETLFSTEESEVAEILSDDSQMSGDVESSEMGHGTKFDARDNDIIEQSGSEVIAGEVSASDVETTSSASYESISGGDVESSELDGLYVDASGHAFDQSRGDAIIGNASSSVALLDGDAQVEVEKLSTILYETISDESRRVRNRVVPPPGIGQNIYEIDSTLSNYRVHLDYRYEQYKRKREEIDKYEGGLEQFSRGHEKFGFTRSETGVTYREWAPGAKSATLIGDFNNWNPEAGVMSCNEFGVWEIFLPNGADGSPAIPHGSRVKIRMETPSGIKDSIPAWIKFSIQAPREIPYNGIYYDPPEEEKFIFTHPRPKKPKSLRIYESHIGMSSKEPVINTYANFRDEVLPRIKRLGYNAVQIMAIQEHSYYASFGYHVTNFFAPSSRFGTPEDLKSLIDKAHELGLVVLMDIVHSHASNNTLDGLNMFDGTDACYFHSGARGYHWMWDSRLFNYGHWEVLRFLLSNARWWLDEYKFDGFRFDGVTSMMYTHHGLQVTFTGNYNEYFGFSTDVDAMVYLMLVNDLIHALFPEAITIGEDVSGMPTFCIPVQDGGVGFDYRLHMAVADKWIEILKKRDEDWQMGDIVYSLTNRRWKEKCIVYAESHDQALVGDKTIAFWLMDKDMYDFMALDRPSTPLIDRGLALHKMIRLITMGLGGEGYLNFMGNEFGHPEWIDFPRGEQNLPDGRIIPGNNYSYDKCRRRFDLGDADYLRYHGLQEFDQAMQHVEEKYGFMTSEHQYISRKDEGDKIIVFERGDLVFVFNFHWNSSYSDYRVGCLKEGKYKVVLDTDDPLFGGYGRISHEAEHFTTERLYDGRPHSFLVYAPCRTAVVYALVDSGMETSVG